Proteins encoded within one genomic window of Salarias fasciatus unplaced genomic scaffold, fSalaFa1.1, whole genome shotgun sequence:
- the glmp gene encoding glycosylated lysosomal membrane protein, which translates to MAAAARDWRLAPSAALLLVCLAGSARGAFHRQLSAKLNPGYSSLPPGGDLLHVRAVGVNDTLHYLFSSQGAPTLLLLHTDSASSDIQVNWTQFLARNTSGGLWVEPESSLQFSSALVFSRLLEYDDVNDTATPTSDLFPPYDLQNFTWSRLNLSGPAPTALLCGGVARGSLCLRLAVFGDEGRGQRWPRLLHSANSSQMEVWLDGVAPRSPRSRFLLELQTVGGAYLPSRVDVHRSIDDEFTPSIFQVSQWVSSAVDGSAVLGFVQWKPVAYRRSDPVLEDATPCRHSEPVPQSGAAAASSSALVRAFFATPHAVGLNVSFGLAGEPFYNGSGFLSWTLLVGVGSPPVDAFSPLVVGIMAVSLGTPMILLLLGGVCVCFRKRDGTNAGQAYEPIN; encoded by the exons ctgtcGGCGAAGTTGAACCCGGGCTACTCCTCGCTGCCTCCTGGTGGTGACCTCCTGCATGTGAGAGCCGTGGGAGTCAACGACACGCTGCACTACCTGTTCAGCAGCCAGGGGGCGccgacgctgctgctgctgcacacggACTCCGCCTCCTCTGACATACAG GTGAACTGGACTCAGTTTCTGGCTCGTAACACCAGCGGTGGCCTGTGGGTGGAGCCAGAGAGCAGCCTGCAGTTTAGCTCCGCCCTCGTCTTCAGTCGG TTGCTGGAGTATGACGACGTGAACGACACGGCGACGCCGACCTCCGACCTCTTCCCACCGTACGACCTGCAGAATTTCACGTGGTCCCGCCTCAAcctctctggccccgcccccactgcCCTCCTGTGCGGGGGCGTCGCCCGGGGCTCGCTGTGCTTGCGG CTGGCCGTGTTTGGGGACGAGGGGCGGGGTCAGCGgtggccccgcctcctccactcGGCTAACTCCTCCCAGATGGAGGTGTGGCTAGACGGCGTGGCGCCGCGGTCGCCGCGGTCCcgcttcctgctggagctgcagacggTGGGCGGGGCCTATCTGCCCAGCAGAGTGGACGTCCACCGCTCCATCGACGACGAGTTCACTCCGTCCATCTTCCAG GTGTCTCAGTGGGTGTCCTCGGCGGTGGACGGCTCTGCTGTCTTGGGGTTTGTGCAGTGGAAGCCCGTGGCGTACCGGCGGTctgacccggtcctggaggacGCCACGCCGTGCCGCCACTCGGAACCCGTCCCTcagagcggggcggcggcggcgtcttcGTCGGCGCTGGTCCGGGCCTTCTTCGCCACGCCGCACGCCGTCGGGCTGAACGTGAGCTTCGGCCTCGCCGGAGAACCGTTCTACAACGGCAGCGGGTTCCTCAGCTG GACGCTGCTGGTGGGCGTCGGCTCCCCGCCCGTCGACGCCTTCTCGCCGCTGGTCGTCGGCATCATGGCGGTCAGTCTGGGAACTCCCAtgatcctcctgctgctgggcgGAGTCTGCGTCTGTTTCCGAAAGAGGGACGGGACTAACGCTGGTCAAGCTTATGAGCCAATCAACTGA
- the jtb gene encoding protein JTB produces the protein MESDCRLPGSCCRPRVLVLHALFWGLVSLRVFGAALLSEEKMSVKPAVTPCWLLEDFVVTEECVRCSDFNAKSQLACKQTGYVERVNCSRTHRDEYRSCRSSLMEEHLFWKFEAAMLALTALFSILVIVRQRSLDRLASEKVRRQIESI, from the exons ATGGAGAGCGACTGCCGGCTGCCCGGCTCCTGCTGCCGTCCCCGAGTCCTTGTCCTCCACGCGCTGTTCTGGGGACTCGTCTCCCTGCG AGTTTTTGGAGCAGCACTGCTCAGTGAGGAGAAAATGTCAG TGAAACCTGCTGTCaccccctgctggctgctggaggactTCGTGGTGACGGAGGAGTGCGTCCGCTGCAGCGACTTCAACGCG AAGTCTCAGTTGGCGTGCAAACAGACGGGATACGTGGAGCGAGTGAACTGCAGCAGGACACACCGAGACGAGTACCgcag CTGTCGCTCCTCCCTGATGGAGGAGCATCTCTTCTGGAAGTTcgaggcggccatgttggctCTGACGGCTCTGTTCTCCATCCTGGTCATCGTCCGGCAGCGCTCTCTGGACCGCCTCGCCTCTGAGAAGGTCCGCCGCCAGATCGAGTCCATTTAG
- the LOC115384385 gene encoding mulatexin: MKIGVCLVFGLLIVSVRTVLCHLPDITPTKHEQEHLSFQLQVCSQPISRPDKTVLARLPGLCRRLKRRRLTLLCRMEKFCRGRSQGTRPGQVCRCPGGSSPPPPVRPRRPAPTSPPPPTRPRQPAPTSPPPPHRPRRPAPADPLRTPPLR, encoded by the exons ATGAAGATCGGGGTGTGTCTTGTGTTTGGACTTCTCATCGTCTCTGTCCGGACGGTCCTCTGCCATCTGCCTGACATCACTCCTACAAAACACGAGCAG GAACATCTGTCCTtccagctgcaggtctgctCCCAGCCAATCAGCAGGCCGGACAAGACGGTCCTCGCCAGACTTCCTGGACTCTGCCGGCGGCTGAAGAGACGCCGACTCACCCTGCTG TGCCGTATGGAGAAGTTCTGCCGGGGGCGGAGTCAGGGGACTCGACCCGGCCAGGTGTGTCGGTGTCCAGGTGGTTCAAG CCCGCCCCCGCCGGTCCGCCCCCGCCGACCCGCCCCCACCAGCCCGCCCCCGCCGACCCGCCCCCGCCAGCCCGCCCCCACCAGCCCGCCCCCACCGCACCGCCCCCGCCGACCCGCCCCCGCCGACCCGCTGCGCACCCCCCCGCTCCGCTAG